The following DNA comes from bacterium.
CGTGGGTGTGGTGAAAATTGCTTTTTTTCGAAATCAGGAGAGGCGGAATTGTGCAGGTGTTTGTTTGTAGTGCTTTTTAAAAAGACGGGTAAATGAGCTGCGGTCCTCGAATCCGACATCACAACAAATGTCATTTAGTTTCAGATGCGAAGTTTTAAGAAGATGTTCGGCTTCTTTAAGTCTTCTAAGAGTGAGGTATTGATGCGGCGTCATTTTGAATAACAACTTGAATTGTCTGAGTAAATGATGTTTTGACATGTACGCGATTTCACTCAGTTGTTCAAGGCTGATTGGATCGGCGTAGCATGAATCTATAAAATCTCGAGCGATATGCACCCGACGGTAAATTTCTTCACGTGTTGAACGTCTTTTCGCATTGATCGTATCCACCAGCCGGTTCATTCTGGTGTGTTCGATTAACAGGCTTTCGTACAAAAACGACATTTCTTCTTCAATACGTTGATAATTCAACCTGAAATCAGCCGTCATTTTTCCAATGGCCATTATATGATGTGAAATCGAGGGGGAAATACTGTGTACGTGCTCAAAAAATCGTACACGATCTGCTTGGCAAATTTGAGGATCATCCAATAACTTTTGTTCATTTAAACCGGCATACGCATGAAAAGAATCAAGAAATATGGGTCCAAAATTGAAAGTCAAAGATTCAACGCGCTCATACGGGCGCACATAACTGGCGTAGTGTGTGTCTTCGTTAAAAACAAGTATACAATGCGAGTTGACCCCTAGAATAGTATTATTTTTAATATAATATTCCGTGCCCATTAATGTTGTTTTTAGCGACAATGGCCCCCAGTGAGTCGGAAAAGAGATTTCACCCGATTTGCAATGAATGATGACATCAGCATCTCCGTATGAATCAAACCACTCGCATTTATCAAATCGATGACGCACAGGATCGGGAAAATGATCGATATATTTTATCATCCAACAATAGCCTGGTCAAAAAAAAGTCAAAATATAGTAAAAAATTTATACCGATATTTACGGAATGAATCGATAATTGTTACAAAAATGACGATTGAATTTAGTCGATCGGCAAAACATGCATTACAATGTAT
Coding sequences within:
- a CDS encoding helix-turn-helix transcriptional regulator, whose protein sequence is MIKYIDHFPDPVRHRFDKCEWFDSYGDADVIIHCKSGEISFPTHWGPLSLKTTLMGTEYYIKNNTILGVNSHCILVFNEDTHYASYVRPYERVESLTFNFGPIFLDSFHAYAGLNEQKLLDDPQICQADRVRFFEHVHSISPSISHHIMAIGKMTADFRLNYQRIEEEMSFLYESLLIEHTRMNRLVDTINAKRRSTREEIYRRVHIARDFIDSCYADPISLEQLSEIAYMSKHHLLRQFKLLFKMTPHQYLTLRRLKEAEHLLKTSHLKLNDICCDVGFEDRSSFTRLFKKHYKQTPAQFRLS